Proteins from one Caldalkalibacillus thermarum genomic window:
- a CDS encoding tyrosine-type recombinase/integrase: MINRFVKEGLKGKSATTVKTYEQALRQFEHWLQGAGTDLKGYARTDVQQYIDYLVAKKKSAATINKIWNAIKKYSRWAGKEETIEDIAVVQPPSYYTEAPKSLSQVERNRLIREVDRSGNKRDFAIVMMLLNTGLRVSELVSLDRSDVEISERKGSVRVVGKGNRERVIPLNKEARRALQKYLDERTDSHPALFLSNRGQRISVRSVQYLLEKHGVHPHQLRHTFITGLVRNNTDIAVIQSMSGHTSTKMIVRYSRPTEEDKLQAVEELWHNTIKE; the protein is encoded by the coding sequence TTGATTAACCGGTTTGTCAAAGAGGGGCTGAAAGGAAAATCGGCCACAACCGTCAAAACATATGAGCAGGCGTTGAGACAGTTTGAACATTGGCTTCAAGGGGCTGGAACGGATTTAAAAGGGTATGCACGTACCGATGTCCAGCAATACATAGATTATCTGGTGGCCAAAAAGAAAAGTGCGGCCACCATCAATAAGATATGGAACGCCATCAAAAAATACAGCCGGTGGGCCGGGAAAGAAGAAACGATAGAGGACATTGCCGTTGTTCAACCCCCTTCATACTATACAGAAGCACCAAAAAGTTTAAGTCAAGTGGAGCGGAACCGGCTCATCCGGGAAGTGGACAGGTCGGGAAACAAAAGAGATTTTGCCATTGTGATGATGTTACTCAACACGGGATTGCGTGTTTCAGAATTGGTTTCACTGGACAGATCGGACGTGGAGATCAGTGAACGGAAAGGATCAGTCAGAGTAGTGGGGAAGGGGAACAGGGAGCGGGTCATTCCTCTTAACAAGGAAGCCCGCCGGGCGTTGCAGAAATACCTTGATGAGCGGACAGACTCCCATCCAGCCCTTTTTTTAAGCAACCGTGGCCAACGGATCAGTGTCCGTAGTGTCCAGTACCTTTTAGAGAAGCATGGTGTACATCCTCACCAGCTAAGACACACGTTCATCACCGGATTGGTGCGGAACAATACAGATATTGCCGTGATCCAGTCCATGAGCGGCCATACGTCAACTAAGATGATTGTAAGGTATTCCCGGCCGACTGAAGAGGACAAACTTCAGGCGGTTGAGGAATTGTGGCACAATACAATAAAGGAGTGA
- a CDS encoding DUF2325 domain-containing protein, with protein MEKKMDQTNHQVEPLVCSKCQTEYSPSEVEYFDKLRNITITVAKLEWGNMREEDEYKKMEEAHKARYHTFKEKEREFWDAFNGYMLQDFRQAINELQKEEFEQAYKALGIDADCKTLAQYRKDAIQRFKTAKQKIDFWQEANRYFIYDHILELGPLAWIPEQDIKKFGLNRTRFVLLHFPVGEPLEGLITEYIGRIVKKEKGDNAFLFRRISQLTDELQRVRRKNTEYYHKIESLKLEIAGFQKKLNEAYTELKNLRNNQTAYTRDPADIAKIHELKSFINELMDELRQYRQEKQSEDYSQPVVLEETIDDKVQDETQDLIDETQDFIKGKTIAIIGGERREHAESKDYPCEVITHDGRKHNPEFYQTLQKADIIVVLTQYISHASMWEAKAHALENDKLIHFTKSINVERIIEEVNELCRESAMQ; from the coding sequence ATGGAGAAAAAAATGGATCAGACAAATCACCAAGTAGAACCGCTTGTTTGTTCAAAATGTCAGACGGAATATTCGCCCAGTGAAGTTGAGTATTTTGACAAACTTAGAAACATAACAATCACTGTAGCCAAACTGGAATGGGGCAATATGCGGGAGGAAGATGAATACAAGAAAATGGAAGAGGCTCACAAGGCAAGGTATCACACCTTCAAGGAAAAGGAACGTGAGTTTTGGGATGCGTTCAATGGATATATGTTGCAGGACTTCCGACAGGCGATTAACGAACTTCAGAAAGAAGAGTTTGAACAGGCATACAAGGCATTGGGTATAGACGCTGACTGTAAGACGTTGGCTCAATACCGGAAAGATGCCATTCAGCGTTTCAAAACGGCAAAACAAAAAATTGATTTTTGGCAGGAAGCAAATAGATATTTCATCTATGATCACATACTTGAACTGGGGCCTTTGGCTTGGATACCTGAGCAAGACATCAAAAAATTCGGGTTAAACAGAACACGTTTTGTTCTTCTTCATTTTCCTGTCGGTGAACCACTGGAAGGACTGATAACAGAATACATTGGCCGCATTGTCAAGAAAGAGAAAGGCGACAATGCGTTTCTGTTCAGAAGGATCAGTCAATTGACTGATGAATTGCAACGGGTTAGACGTAAAAACACGGAATACTATCACAAAATAGAATCTCTTAAACTGGAAATTGCCGGATTTCAAAAGAAACTGAACGAAGCGTACACGGAATTAAAAAACTTGCGGAACAACCAAACGGCGTACACCCGTGATCCGGCCGATATAGCCAAAATACATGAGTTGAAATCTTTTATCAATGAATTGATGGACGAATTAAGGCAGTATAGACAAGAAAAACAATCTGAAGATTACAGCCAACCTGTTGTGCTTGAAGAAACTATTGATGATAAAGTGCAGGATGAGACACAAGACCTTATTGATGAAACACAAGACTTCATCAAGGGCAAAACGATTGCCATTATCGGCGGAGAACGCCGTGAACATGCAGAATCCAAAGACTATCCCTGTGAAGTGATCACTCACGATGGACGAAAGCATAACCCGGAATTCTATCAGACACTGCAAAAAGCGGATATTATTGTGGTCTTGACACAATACATATCCCATGCCAGCATGTGGGAAGCCAAAGCTCATGCGTTGGAAAATGACAAATTAATCCATTTTACAAAGTCAATTAATGTGGAACGCATAATTGAAGAGGTGAATGAGCTTTGCAGAGAGTCTGCCATGCAATAG